Proteins from a genomic interval of Flammeovirgaceae bacterium SG7u.111:
- a CDS encoding PAS domain S-box protein — protein sequence MLNQTLELTEELKKPEEKIRQQLNELAFEKKKNELILQGYAEGVIVFDQGGIISFFNKSAEKVFMKEAGKVCGSHISELLDIDFIEKNKELVPCVKIDGTESECTTRTEVMVKVADGLPMRLSVAKGKVGGESYFTAFIQNESVEQL from the coding sequence TTGCTCAACCAGACGCTTGAGCTAACTGAGGAGCTGAAGAAACCTGAGGAAAAAATTAGGCAACAATTGAATGAGTTAGCCTTTGAGAAAAAGAAAAACGAGTTGATACTACAAGGATATGCTGAAGGTGTAATTGTCTTTGACCAAGGAGGAATCATTAGTTTCTTTAACAAATCGGCTGAAAAGGTGTTTATGAAAGAGGCAGGCAAGGTTTGCGGAAGCCATATTTCAGAATTATTGGATATTGATTTTATAGAAAAAAACAAAGAGCTGGTGCCTTGTGTGAAAATTGATGGGACGGAAAGTGAATGCACAACTCGGACAGAGGTGATGGTAAAGGTTGCTGACGGATTGCCAATGCGTCTTTCTGTAGCCAAGGGCAAGGTAGGAGGGGAGAGTTATTTTACAGCTTTCATTCAAAATGAGTCTGTAGAGCAGCTATAA
- a CDS encoding HAMP domain-containing sensor histidine kinase, translating to MTKALQANIITENNKSFSFQVSLLEEDILFISEKGSSEEAHYQSLHLEVSAILEANKQKPLGLILDLKELTGISKDAKGYHFTKLKEYCSNGQLLHVSVIAPEIAKMITKAPAAFLLENNMVSYHENDTQAIQALLKKQNSYKNSSEPFKQCLQENTQDILQKFTERNEELRQKNEELDYFVYSVSHDLRAPVATIQGLVQVLKIEEDNPSLVSYLEMVNIQIARIEKYIREINEYAWNSKLGIEVEEVNFENIINETKTSLQYLEGADSVEWEVEVQQECFFYSDKQRIHLILMHLCANSIKYRKLESADNKLKICINSDAKSATISVIDNGIGIEKKYMDNIFDMFFTTSDRTKGNGLGLYTTLQTVKKLEGKIDVLTQPEEGSTFTISIPGHSSPDQLK from the coding sequence ATGACTAAAGCTTTACAGGCAAATATTATTACTGAAAACAATAAATCATTTAGCTTCCAAGTATCTCTCTTGGAAGAAGACATACTGTTTATTAGTGAAAAAGGAAGCAGTGAAGAGGCTCATTATCAATCTCTTCACTTAGAAGTGAGTGCGATTTTAGAGGCTAATAAACAAAAGCCATTGGGGCTAATTCTAGACTTAAAAGAGCTAACCGGAATAAGTAAAGATGCTAAAGGCTATCACTTCACAAAGCTCAAGGAATATTGCAGTAATGGGCAATTGTTACATGTGTCAGTTATAGCACCCGAAATAGCAAAAATGATTACAAAAGCTCCAGCTGCTTTTTTGCTAGAAAACAACATGGTTTCCTACCACGAAAACGATACCCAGGCCATTCAAGCACTACTAAAAAAACAGAACAGCTATAAAAACTCCTCAGAGCCTTTCAAGCAGTGCTTGCAAGAAAACACACAAGATATCCTTCAGAAATTTACAGAAAGGAATGAAGAGCTTAGGCAGAAAAATGAAGAGCTAGATTATTTTGTATATAGTGTGTCCCACGATCTTAGAGCACCTGTTGCTACTATCCAAGGTCTTGTACAAGTATTGAAAATAGAGGAAGACAACCCAAGTTTGGTGAGCTATCTCGAAATGGTAAATATCCAAATTGCTCGTATAGAAAAGTATATCCGTGAGATAAACGAATATGCTTGGAACTCCAAGTTAGGGATTGAAGTAGAAGAGGTTAACTTCGAAAATATAATCAACGAGACAAAAACTAGCTTACAGTACTTAGAAGGGGCGGATAGTGTAGAATGGGAAGTAGAAGTTCAACAAGAATGCTTTTTCTACTCAGACAAACAACGAATTCACCTCATACTCATGCACCTATGTGCCAATTCTATTAAATATAGAAAGCTTGAAAGTGCAGACAACAAGCTCAAAATTTGTATCAATTCTGATGCTAAATCAGCTACCATCTCGGTAATAGACAATGGAATAGGCATAGAGAAAAAGTACATGGATAATATTTTTGATATGTTCTTCACCACTAGCGACCGAACCAAAGGAAATGGTCTTGGCCTGTACACCACGCTCCAAACTGTAAAAAAACTAGAAGGGAAGATAGATGTATTGACCCAACCTGAGGAAGGAAGTACTTTCACCATTTCCATACCAGGGCATTCCAGCCCAGATCAGCTTAAATAG
- a CDS encoding NUDIX domain-containing protein — protein sequence MDEVFGGKLRVRVCGICIKGDKVLLIKHNMPDNKYLWAPPGGGVNYGETLEIALKREFVEETGLEVEVKRFLFVNELLVKPLHGIELFFEVKITGGELAMGTDPEMKGGKQVIDALEYLNFEQLKHEPISHLHNLFASCNSIEELLQLSGLKSFIR from the coding sequence ATGGATGAAGTTTTTGGTGGCAAACTAAGGGTCAGGGTTTGTGGAATTTGTATTAAAGGGGATAAAGTGTTACTGATAAAGCACAACATGCCCGACAACAAATACCTCTGGGCACCTCCTGGCGGTGGGGTAAATTATGGGGAAACACTTGAAATCGCCTTAAAGAGAGAGTTTGTGGAAGAAACGGGGTTAGAAGTTGAAGTGAAGCGCTTCTTGTTTGTAAATGAGTTGCTCGTCAAACCGCTCCATGGAATCGAACTTTTTTTTGAAGTGAAGATTACTGGCGGAGAACTTGCCATGGGGACAGACCCTGAAATGAAAGGAGGCAAACAGGTGATAGATGCACTGGAATATTTGAACTTCGAACAACTCAAACATGAACCCATTTCACACCTTCACAACCTATTTGCCTCCTGCAATTCTATTGAAGAGCTTCTTCAGCTTAGCGGACTAAAAAGCTTTATTCGCTAA
- a CDS encoding DUF368 domain-containing protein, whose amino-acid sequence MKSRILLFLKGLAMGAADVVPGVSGGTIAFITGIYEELLFSIKSVDLKALKLLLKFDFKGFWEKINGSFLLVLFAGIGTALVTFSRVVLYLLANQPILLWSFFFGLIIASALLVAKQIKAWSVGVILALIIGTGVAFWITTLSAFAGNEGVLYVFFCGAIAICAMILPGISGSFILILLGAYEYIFGSLQKLIDALVATNMTEILVNLKVILAFMIGCVTGIISFSHLLTWLFKKYHDIIVAALIGFLFGSLNKVWPWKETVETYIDRHGVEKPLVQNNVSPLAFPEITGQEAFFLYAIGLAVLGFVSVWGIEYVSTKFGNNEEVSE is encoded by the coding sequence ATGAAATCAAGAATTTTACTTTTTTTGAAAGGCTTGGCTATGGGTGCGGCGGATGTAGTGCCAGGGGTTTCTGGTGGAACCATCGCATTTATCACAGGCATCTATGAAGAGCTTCTCTTCTCTATCAAGTCAGTTGATCTTAAGGCTTTAAAACTTCTTCTCAAATTTGATTTTAAAGGTTTTTGGGAGAAAATAAACGGAAGTTTCTTGCTTGTCCTTTTTGCAGGTATAGGTACTGCATTGGTTACTTTTTCAAGGGTAGTACTGTATTTACTTGCCAATCAACCCATTTTACTTTGGTCATTCTTTTTTGGGCTTATCATTGCTTCAGCTTTGTTAGTAGCTAAGCAAATAAAAGCTTGGTCGGTAGGAGTTATTCTGGCCCTTATTATTGGAACTGGCGTTGCTTTTTGGATAACTACCTTATCAGCTTTTGCAGGAAATGAAGGTGTGCTATATGTCTTCTTTTGTGGGGCTATTGCTATTTGCGCCATGATCTTACCCGGTATTTCTGGTAGCTTTATTTTGATTTTGCTAGGTGCTTATGAATATATTTTTGGATCTCTCCAAAAGCTCATAGATGCTTTGGTGGCCACCAATATGACTGAGATTTTGGTGAATTTGAAAGTGATTTTGGCTTTTATGATAGGCTGCGTTACAGGAATTATCTCCTTTTCCCACTTGCTCACATGGTTGTTCAAAAAATATCACGATATCATTGTGGCAGCCCTGATAGGCTTTTTGTTCGGTTCGCTCAATAAAGTATGGCCTTGGAAAGAAACTGTGGAGACTTATATAGATAGGCATGGGGTTGAAAAGCCATTGGTTCAAAATAATGTGAGTCCACTTGCTTTTCCTGAAATAACAGGTCAAGAAGCCTTTTTTCTTTATGCTATAGGCTTGGCTGTTTTGGGTTTTGTGAGTGTGTGGGGTATAGAATATGTTTCGACCAAATTTGGGAACAACGAAGAGGTTAGCGAATAA